From the genome of Enoplosus armatus isolate fEnoArm2 chromosome 21, fEnoArm2.hap1, whole genome shotgun sequence, one region includes:
- the fzd8a gene encoding frizzled-8a has product MDLFGIYLLLSLALLPRSSCTTAKEITCQEIAVPLCKGIGYNYTYMPNQFNHDTQDEAGLEVHQFWPLVEIQCSPDLKFFLCSMYTPICLEDYKKPLPPCRSVCERARAGCAPLMRQYGFPWPDRMKCDLLPVQGNPDTLCMDYNRTDSTTVSPVLSKPTNHPGKGYNPPKPGRPGAPGKYKPPAAPCEPGCKCLEPMVPVNTDRHPLYNRVKTGQITNCAMPCHNPYFTHDERAFTAFWIGLWSVLCFVSTFATVATFLIDMERFKYPERPIIFLSACYMFVSVGYIVRLIAGHEKVACNREFDLEHIHYETTGPALCTVVFLLIYFFGMASSIWWVILSLTWFLAAGMKWGNEAIASYSQYFHLAAWLIPSMKSIAVLALSSVDGDSVAGICYVGNQNLDNLRGFVLAPLVIYLFIGTMFLLAGFVSLFRIRSVIKQGGTKTDKLEKLMIRIGIFTVLYTVPATIIVACYFYEQHNRQSWEITHNCSNCLLERDRRSPDYAVFMLKYFMCLLVGITSGVWIWSGKTLDSWRTFCTRCCWGSKGTSGSMYSDVSTGLTWRSGTASSVSCPKQMPLSQV; this is encoded by the coding sequence GTTTGGGATTTACCTGCTCCTCTCACTCGCTCTCCTGCCCCGATCCAGCTGCACCACGGCCAAGGAGATCACCTGTCAGGAGATAGCCGTGCCCCTGTGTAAGGGCATCGGCTACAACTACACCTACATGCCTAACCAGTTCAACCACGACACGCAGGACGAGGCGGGACTGGAGGTGCACCAGTTCTGGCCTCTGGTAGAGATCCAGTGTTCGCCGGACCTGAAGTTCTTCCTGTGCAGCATGTACACCCCGATCTGCCTGGAGGACTATAAAAAACCTCTCCCGCCGTGCCGGAGCGTGTGCGAGAGAGCCCGGGCCGGCTGTGCGCCTCTCATGAGGCAGTACGGCTTCCCGTGGCCGGACAGGATGAAGTGTGACCTGCTGCCGGTGCAGGGCAACCCCGACACCCTGTGCATGGACTACAACAGAACGGACTCCACCACGGTGTCCCCTGTCCTCTCCAAACCCACCAACCACCCCGGCAAGGGTTACAATCCACCTAAGCCCGGCCGACCCGGCGCGCCTGGGAAATACAAGCCGCCTGCCGCGCCGTGCGAGCCGGGGTGTAAGTGTTTGGAGCCCATGGTGCCGGTGAACACGGACCGCCACCCGCTCTACAACCGCGTCAAAACGGGTCAGATCACCAACTGCGCCATGCCGTGCCACAACCCCTATTTTACGCACGACGAGAGAGCCTTCACCGCCTTCTGGATAGGACTCTGGTCCGTGTTGTGCTTCGTGTCAACTTTTGCCACCGTCGCCACTTTCCTCATCGACATGGAGCGCTTCAAGTACCCGGAGAGAcccatcatcttcctctccgCGTGCTACATGTTTGTGTCAGTCGGCTACATCGTCCGGCTGATCGCGGGGCACGAGAAGGTGGCGTGCAACCGGGAGTTCGACCTGGAGCACATTCACTACGAGACCACCGGCCCCGCGCTCTGCACCGTGGTCTTCCTCCTCATCTACTTTTTCGGCATGGCCAGCTCCATCTGGTGGGTCATCCTGTCTCTGACCTGGTTCCTCGCGGCCGGGATGAAGTGGGGCAACGAGGCGATCGCCAGCTACTCCCAGTACTTCCACCTGGCCGCCTGGCTCATCCCCAGCATGAAGTCCATCGCGGTGCTGGCGCTGAGCTCCGTTGACGGGGACTCGGTGGCGGGCATCTGCTACGTGGGGAACCAGAACCTGGACAACCTGCGGGGCTTCGTCCTCGCCCCTctggtgatttatttatttataggcACTATGTTCCTCCTGGCCGGATTTGTGTCCCTGTTCAGGATCCGCAGCGTCATCAAACAAGGTGGCACCAAAACTGACAAGCTGGAGAAGCTGATGATCCGGATCGGCATCTTCACGGTGCTCTACACGGTGCCAGCCACCATCATAGTCGCCTGTTACTTTTACGAGCAGCACAACAGGCAGAGCTGGGAGATCACGCACAACTGCTCCAACTGCCTGTTAGAGAGGGACCGCAGGAGCCCGGACTATGCGGTTTTCATGTTAAAGTACTTTATGTGCCTTCTGGTGGGCATCACGTCCGGAGTGTGGATCTGGTCCGGCAAAACTCTGGACTCCTGGAGGACTTTCTGCACCAGGTGCTGCTGGGGCAGTAAAGGCACCAGCGGCTCCATGTACAGCGACGTGAGCACCGGACTCACGTGGAGGTCAGGCACGGCCAGCTCCGTGTCCTGCCCCAAGCAGATGCCATTGTCCCAGGTttga
- the LOC139304287 gene encoding cytochrome P450 2F2-like isoform X3: MFVSLILVWICVFFFILCLKCQRPKNFPPGPPPIPILGNLLNLSLDNPMGDFETLRKCYGNVYSLFLGPKPAVVINGVQAMKEAMMTRAADFAGRPQDIFVSDLTKNGMILADYGAGWKEHRRFALMTLRNFGLGKQSMEQRILGEIQYMMETLEKSIGSSLSPHILFHNAASNIICQVLFGTRYDYDDSFIKVVVQCFKENSKIANGPWAMLYDSVPIIRNLPLPFMKAFKNIEKLATRLIAEHKETRVPGQPRDLLDCYLDKLDKGGDGDSSFCEDRLIMFVLDLHFAGTDTTSNTLLTGFLYLMTYPCIQERCQQEIDRVLEKKDHASYDDRHNMPYMQAVIHEVQRIANTVPLSVYHSTTNDTKLMGYSLPRGTLIIQNLHSVLNEEGQWRFPHEFNPENFLDDQGEFVKPEAFMPFSAGPRMCLGEGLARMELFLIMVALLRKFKFIWPEDAGQPDYTPIYGVTLSPKPYRMKVQLRATQ; this comes from the exons atgtttgtttctctcatctTAGTATGgatctgtgttttcttcttcattctctGTCTCAAATGTCAGAGACCCAAGAACTTTCCTCCAGGACCTCCTCCGATACCGATACTGGGGAACCTGTTGAACCTCAGCCTAGACAACCCCATGGGGGACTTTGAGACG CTGAGGAAGTGCTATGGAAACGTCTACAGCCTCTTCCTCGGACCCAAACCCGCCGTAGTCATCAATGGGGTGCAGGCCATGAAGGAGGCTATGATGACCAGGGCTGCTGATTTTGCTGGACGACCCCAAGACATTTTTGTCAGTGACCTCACCAAGAACG GAATGATTCTGGCAGACTACGGCGCTGGTTGGAAGGAGCATCGTCGCTTTGCTCTGATGACCCTAAGGAATTTTGGTCTGGGGAAGCAGTCCATGGAGCAGAGGATCCTAGGAGAGATCCAGTACATGATGGAAACACTGGAAAAGAGCATTG gttcatccttgagtcctcACATTCTGTTTCATAATGCGGCTTCCAACATCATCTGCCAGGTTCTGTTTGGTACGCGTTATGACTATGACGACAGCTTCATCAAAGTGGTTGTTCAGTGCTTTAAAGAAAACTCCAAGATAGCTAATGGACCCTGGGCTATG CTGTACGACTCTGTTCCCATCATTCGAAACCTGCCGCTGCCCTTCATGAAGGCGTTTAAGAACATTGAG AAACTCGCAACTCGTCTGATCGCTGAGCACAAAGAGACCAGAGTCCCTGGGCAACCACGAGACCTCCTGGACTGCTATCTGGATAAACTggataag GGAGGCGATGGTGACTCTTCTTTTTGTGAGGATCGACTCATCATGTTCGTTCTGGACCTTCACTTTGCTGGGACTGACACGACGTCCAACACCTTGCTCACTGGCTTCCTCTATCTCATGACCTACCCATGTATACAAG AGCGATGTCAGCAGGAGATAGATCGGGTATTGGAAAAGAAGGATCACGCCAGCTATGATGACAGACACAACATGCCTTACATGCAG GCCGTGATCCATGAGGTCCAAAGGATAGCCAACACCGTCCCTCTCAGTGTCTACCACTCTACAACAAATGACACAAAGCTCATGGGATATTCCTTACCCAGG GGTACATTGATCATCCAAAACCTGCACTCTGTGCTGAATGAGGAGGGACAGTGGAGGTTCCCTCATGAATTCAACCCAGAAAACTTCCTGGATGACCAAGGAGAGTTTGTTAAACCGGAGGCCTTCATGCCTTTCTCTGCAG GTCCTCGTATGTGTCTCGGAGAGGGTCTGGCTCGTATGGAGCTCTTCCTCATCATGGTGGCCCTGCTGAGGAAGTTCAAGTTCATCTGGCCCGAGGACGCAGGGCAGCCGGACTACACCCCGATCTATGGGGTCACTCTGTCACCTAAACCTTACCGCATGAAGGTCCAGCTCAGGGCCACGCAGTAG
- the LOC139304287 gene encoding cytochrome P450 2F2-like isoform X4 encodes MFVSLILVWICVFFFILCLKCQRPKNFPPGPPPIPILGNLLNLSLDNPMGDFETLRKCYGNVYSLFLGPKPAVVINGVQAMKEAMMTRAADFAGRPQDIFVSDLTKNGMILADYGAGWKEHRRFALMTLRNFGLGKQSMEQRILGEIQYMMETLEKSIGSSLSPHILFHNAASNIICQVLFGTRYDYDDSFIKVVVQCFKENSKIANGPWAMTCKKLATRLIAEHKETRVPGQPRDLLDCYLDKLDKGGDGDSSFCEDRLIMFVLDLHFAGTDTTSNTLLTGFLYLMTYPCIQERCQQEIDRVLEKKDHASYDDRHNMPYMQAVIHEVQRIANTVPLSVYHSTTNDTKLMGYSLPRGTLIIQNLHSVLNEEGQWRFPHEFNPENFLDDQGEFVKPEAFMPFSAGPRMCLGEGLARMELFLIMVALLRKFKFIWPEDAGQPDYTPIYGVTLSPKPYRMKVQLRATQ; translated from the exons atgtttgtttctctcatctTAGTATGgatctgtgttttcttcttcattctctGTCTCAAATGTCAGAGACCCAAGAACTTTCCTCCAGGACCTCCTCCGATACCGATACTGGGGAACCTGTTGAACCTCAGCCTAGACAACCCCATGGGGGACTTTGAGACG CTGAGGAAGTGCTATGGAAACGTCTACAGCCTCTTCCTCGGACCCAAACCCGCCGTAGTCATCAATGGGGTGCAGGCCATGAAGGAGGCTATGATGACCAGGGCTGCTGATTTTGCTGGACGACCCCAAGACATTTTTGTCAGTGACCTCACCAAGAACG GAATGATTCTGGCAGACTACGGCGCTGGTTGGAAGGAGCATCGTCGCTTTGCTCTGATGACCCTAAGGAATTTTGGTCTGGGGAAGCAGTCCATGGAGCAGAGGATCCTAGGAGAGATCCAGTACATGATGGAAACACTGGAAAAGAGCATTG gttcatccttgagtcctcACATTCTGTTTCATAATGCGGCTTCCAACATCATCTGCCAGGTTCTGTTTGGTACGCGTTATGACTATGACGACAGCTTCATCAAAGTGGTTGTTCAGTGCTTTAAAGAAAACTCCAAGATAGCTAATGGACCCTGGGCTATG ACTTGTAAGAAACTCGCAACTCGTCTGATCGCTGAGCACAAAGAGACCAGAGTCCCTGGGCAACCACGAGACCTCCTGGACTGCTATCTGGATAAACTggataag GGAGGCGATGGTGACTCTTCTTTTTGTGAGGATCGACTCATCATGTTCGTTCTGGACCTTCACTTTGCTGGGACTGACACGACGTCCAACACCTTGCTCACTGGCTTCCTCTATCTCATGACCTACCCATGTATACAAG AGCGATGTCAGCAGGAGATAGATCGGGTATTGGAAAAGAAGGATCACGCCAGCTATGATGACAGACACAACATGCCTTACATGCAG GCCGTGATCCATGAGGTCCAAAGGATAGCCAACACCGTCCCTCTCAGTGTCTACCACTCTACAACAAATGACACAAAGCTCATGGGATATTCCTTACCCAGG GGTACATTGATCATCCAAAACCTGCACTCTGTGCTGAATGAGGAGGGACAGTGGAGGTTCCCTCATGAATTCAACCCAGAAAACTTCCTGGATGACCAAGGAGAGTTTGTTAAACCGGAGGCCTTCATGCCTTTCTCTGCAG GTCCTCGTATGTGTCTCGGAGAGGGTCTGGCTCGTATGGAGCTCTTCCTCATCATGGTGGCCCTGCTGAGGAAGTTCAAGTTCATCTGGCCCGAGGACGCAGGGCAGCCGGACTACACCCCGATCTATGGGGTCACTCTGTCACCTAAACCTTACCGCATGAAGGTCCAGCTCAGGGCCACGCAGTAG
- the LOC139304287 gene encoding cytochrome P450 2F2-like isoform X1: MFVSLILVWICVFFFILCLKCQRPKNFPPGPPPIPILGNLLNLSLDNPMGDFETLRKCYGNVYSLFLGPKPAVVINGVQAMKEAMMTRAADFAGRPQDIFVSDLTKNGMILADYGAGWKEHRRFALMTLRNFGLGKQSMEQRILGEIQYMMETLEKSIGSSLSPHILFHNAASNIICQVLFGTRYDYDDSFIKVVVQCFKENSKIANGPWAMLYDSVPIIRNLPLPFMKAFKNIETCKKLATRLIAEHKETRVPGQPRDLLDCYLDKLDKGGDGDSSFCEDRLIMFVLDLHFAGTDTTSNTLLTGFLYLMTYPCIQERCQQEIDRVLEKKDHASYDDRHNMPYMQAVIHEVQRIANTVPLSVYHSTTNDTKLMGYSLPRGTLIIQNLHSVLNEEGQWRFPHEFNPENFLDDQGEFVKPEAFMPFSAGPRMCLGEGLARMELFLIMVALLRKFKFIWPEDAGQPDYTPIYGVTLSPKPYRMKVQLRATQ, from the exons atgtttgtttctctcatctTAGTATGgatctgtgttttcttcttcattctctGTCTCAAATGTCAGAGACCCAAGAACTTTCCTCCAGGACCTCCTCCGATACCGATACTGGGGAACCTGTTGAACCTCAGCCTAGACAACCCCATGGGGGACTTTGAGACG CTGAGGAAGTGCTATGGAAACGTCTACAGCCTCTTCCTCGGACCCAAACCCGCCGTAGTCATCAATGGGGTGCAGGCCATGAAGGAGGCTATGATGACCAGGGCTGCTGATTTTGCTGGACGACCCCAAGACATTTTTGTCAGTGACCTCACCAAGAACG GAATGATTCTGGCAGACTACGGCGCTGGTTGGAAGGAGCATCGTCGCTTTGCTCTGATGACCCTAAGGAATTTTGGTCTGGGGAAGCAGTCCATGGAGCAGAGGATCCTAGGAGAGATCCAGTACATGATGGAAACACTGGAAAAGAGCATTG gttcatccttgagtcctcACATTCTGTTTCATAATGCGGCTTCCAACATCATCTGCCAGGTTCTGTTTGGTACGCGTTATGACTATGACGACAGCTTCATCAAAGTGGTTGTTCAGTGCTTTAAAGAAAACTCCAAGATAGCTAATGGACCCTGGGCTATG CTGTACGACTCTGTTCCCATCATTCGAAACCTGCCGCTGCCCTTCATGAAGGCGTTTAAGAACATTGAG ACTTGTAAGAAACTCGCAACTCGTCTGATCGCTGAGCACAAAGAGACCAGAGTCCCTGGGCAACCACGAGACCTCCTGGACTGCTATCTGGATAAACTggataag GGAGGCGATGGTGACTCTTCTTTTTGTGAGGATCGACTCATCATGTTCGTTCTGGACCTTCACTTTGCTGGGACTGACACGACGTCCAACACCTTGCTCACTGGCTTCCTCTATCTCATGACCTACCCATGTATACAAG AGCGATGTCAGCAGGAGATAGATCGGGTATTGGAAAAGAAGGATCACGCCAGCTATGATGACAGACACAACATGCCTTACATGCAG GCCGTGATCCATGAGGTCCAAAGGATAGCCAACACCGTCCCTCTCAGTGTCTACCACTCTACAACAAATGACACAAAGCTCATGGGATATTCCTTACCCAGG GGTACATTGATCATCCAAAACCTGCACTCTGTGCTGAATGAGGAGGGACAGTGGAGGTTCCCTCATGAATTCAACCCAGAAAACTTCCTGGATGACCAAGGAGAGTTTGTTAAACCGGAGGCCTTCATGCCTTTCTCTGCAG GTCCTCGTATGTGTCTCGGAGAGGGTCTGGCTCGTATGGAGCTCTTCCTCATCATGGTGGCCCTGCTGAGGAAGTTCAAGTTCATCTGGCCCGAGGACGCAGGGCAGCCGGACTACACCCCGATCTATGGGGTCACTCTGTCACCTAAACCTTACCGCATGAAGGTCCAGCTCAGGGCCACGCAGTAG
- the LOC139304287 gene encoding cytochrome P450 2F2-like isoform X2, protein MFVSLILVWICVFFFILCLKCQRPKNFPPGPPPIPILGNLLNLSLDNPMGDFETLRKCYGNVYSLFLGPKPAVVINGVQAMKEAMMTRAADFAGRPQDIFVSDLTKNGMILADYGAGWKEHRRFALMTLRNFGLGKQSMEQRILGEIQYMMETLEKSIGSSLSPHILFHNAASNIICQVLFGTRYDYDDSFIKVVVQCFKENSKIANGPWAMLYDSVPIIRNLPLPFMKAFKNIETCKKLATRLIAEHKETRVPGQPRDLLDCYLDKLDKVCVCVCDGDSSFCEDRLIMFVLDLHFAGTDTTSNTLLTGFLYLMTYPCIQERCQQEIDRVLEKKDHASYDDRHNMPYMQAVIHEVQRIANTVPLSVYHSTTNDTKLMGYSLPRGTLIIQNLHSVLNEEGQWRFPHEFNPENFLDDQGEFVKPEAFMPFSAGPRMCLGEGLARMELFLIMVALLRKFKFIWPEDAGQPDYTPIYGVTLSPKPYRMKVQLRATQ, encoded by the exons atgtttgtttctctcatctTAGTATGgatctgtgttttcttcttcattctctGTCTCAAATGTCAGAGACCCAAGAACTTTCCTCCAGGACCTCCTCCGATACCGATACTGGGGAACCTGTTGAACCTCAGCCTAGACAACCCCATGGGGGACTTTGAGACG CTGAGGAAGTGCTATGGAAACGTCTACAGCCTCTTCCTCGGACCCAAACCCGCCGTAGTCATCAATGGGGTGCAGGCCATGAAGGAGGCTATGATGACCAGGGCTGCTGATTTTGCTGGACGACCCCAAGACATTTTTGTCAGTGACCTCACCAAGAACG GAATGATTCTGGCAGACTACGGCGCTGGTTGGAAGGAGCATCGTCGCTTTGCTCTGATGACCCTAAGGAATTTTGGTCTGGGGAAGCAGTCCATGGAGCAGAGGATCCTAGGAGAGATCCAGTACATGATGGAAACACTGGAAAAGAGCATTG gttcatccttgagtcctcACATTCTGTTTCATAATGCGGCTTCCAACATCATCTGCCAGGTTCTGTTTGGTACGCGTTATGACTATGACGACAGCTTCATCAAAGTGGTTGTTCAGTGCTTTAAAGAAAACTCCAAGATAGCTAATGGACCCTGGGCTATG CTGTACGACTCTGTTCCCATCATTCGAAACCTGCCGCTGCCCTTCATGAAGGCGTTTAAGAACATTGAG ACTTGTAAGAAACTCGCAACTCGTCTGATCGCTGAGCACAAAGAGACCAGAGTCCCTGGGCAACCACGAGACCTCCTGGACTGCTATCTGGATAAACTggataaggtgtgtgtgtgtgtgt GCGATGGTGACTCTTCTTTTTGTGAGGATCGACTCATCATGTTCGTTCTGGACCTTCACTTTGCTGGGACTGACACGACGTCCAACACCTTGCTCACTGGCTTCCTCTATCTCATGACCTACCCATGTATACAAG AGCGATGTCAGCAGGAGATAGATCGGGTATTGGAAAAGAAGGATCACGCCAGCTATGATGACAGACACAACATGCCTTACATGCAG GCCGTGATCCATGAGGTCCAAAGGATAGCCAACACCGTCCCTCTCAGTGTCTACCACTCTACAACAAATGACACAAAGCTCATGGGATATTCCTTACCCAGG GGTACATTGATCATCCAAAACCTGCACTCTGTGCTGAATGAGGAGGGACAGTGGAGGTTCCCTCATGAATTCAACCCAGAAAACTTCCTGGATGACCAAGGAGAGTTTGTTAAACCGGAGGCCTTCATGCCTTTCTCTGCAG GTCCTCGTATGTGTCTCGGAGAGGGTCTGGCTCGTATGGAGCTCTTCCTCATCATGGTGGCCCTGCTGAGGAAGTTCAAGTTCATCTGGCCCGAGGACGCAGGGCAGCCGGACTACACCCCGATCTATGGGGTCACTCTGTCACCTAAACCTTACCGCATGAAGGTCCAGCTCAGGGCCACGCAGTAG
- the gjd4 gene encoding gap junction delta-4 protein codes for MAGSSTSEVIFISVNHSLTLIGKVWIIVMIFLRIVILLFAGFPLYQDEQERFVCNTIQPGCANVCYDLFAPISLFRFWLVQLITLCLPYMIFIIYVVHKVSNGLTVDLSSSTHIKTLPLFKIHQEPFNKTSGNKMPLVAEQRWARCFTGAYILHLMFRTLLEAGFGAAHYYLFGFYIPRRFLCQHPPCTTQVDCYISRPTEKTVMLNFMLGVAALSLFLNVLDFICAIKRSVTQKSKRKMMVEKTYEQCFLSAVGASRGIDPNASLAQQGLEVEAGQSGSFRKRRGSKGSCGGGVLALGQEPPCLERSSLPRSPGPQGCNTNGNNGYSVSQEEAPERDGSEVALCPPEPMGTPRSIRVSKRSRLKPPPPPRRDFGSSPGGSTGPIGDVSTATAICTRRVGQYTLVELGSSADLQNNDDGQEKRSEWV; via the exons ATGGCAGGATCAAGCACCTCTGAGGTCATCTTTATCTCTGTCAATCACAGCCTCACTTTGATTG GGAAGGTGTGGATCATCGTGATGATCTTCCTCCGCATCGTGATCCTCCTCTTTGCTGGTTTTCCTCTCTACCAGGATGAGCAGGAGCGATTCGTGTGCAACACCATTCAGCCGGGGTGTGCCAATGTGTGCTATGATCTATTTGCTCCGATCTCTCTCTTCCGCTTCTGGCTGGTGCAACTCATCACCTTGTGCCTCCCCTACATGATCTTTATCATCTATGTGGTCCATAAGGTCTCAAATGGCCTCACCGTGGACTTGAGCTCCTCAACTCACATCAAAACCTTGCCGCTGTTCAAAATCCACCAGGAGCCATTCAACAAGACATCTGGAAACAAGATGCCTCTTGTGGCTGAGCAAAGGTGGGCCCGATGCTTCACAGGAGCCTACATCCTCCATCTGATGTTCAGGACGTTGCTGGAGGCGGGATTTGGGGCGGCTCACTACTATCTGTTTGGTTTCTACATCCCCAGGAGGTTCCTGTGCCAGCATCCACCGTGCACTACCCAGGTGGACTGCTACATCTCCAGGCCCACTGAGAAGACCGTGATGCTCAACTTCATGCTTGGTGTGGCTGCTCTGTCCCTTTTCCTAAATGTGTTGGATTTCATCTGTGCCATCAAGCGCTCAGTGACCCAGAAGAgcaagaggaagatgatggtggAGAAGACTTATGAGCAGTGTTTCCTTTCAGCCGTAGGAGCCTCCAGAGGAATAGACCCAAATGCCTCCCTGGCTCAGCAGGGTCTAGAGGTAGAGGCTGGTCAGTCAGGGAGTTTCCGGAAGAGGCGAGGCAGCAAGGGCTCTTGTGGAGGGGGAGTGCTTGCTTTAGGTCAGGAACCACCCTGCCTGGAGCGCTCCTCTCTTCCACGCTCCCCAGGGCCTCAAGGCTGCAACACCAACGGGAACAACGGCTACTCTGTTTCCCAAGAGGAGGCTCCAGAAAGGGATGGCAGCGAGGTGGCTCTCTGCCCCCCCGAGCCAATGGGGACACCCAGATCCATTCGTGTTAGCAAACGCAGCCGACTCAAACCACCACCTCCGCCTAGACGGGACTTTGGATCATCCCCCGGGGGGTCAACAGGGCCGATTGGGGATGTTTCCACAGCAACAGCAATCTGTACCAGAAGGGTGGGTCAGTATACGCTGGTTGAACTCGGTAGCAGCGCAGACCTTCAGAACAATGATGATGGGCAAGAGAAAAGATCAGAGTGGGTGTGA